One part of the Natator depressus isolate rNatDep1 chromosome 28, rNatDep2.hap1, whole genome shotgun sequence genome encodes these proteins:
- the FIS1 gene encoding mitochondrial fission 1 protein — translation MESVLSEVVAVEDLLRFEKKYRAELSGGGVSKGTQFEYAWCLVRSKYTEDVKKGIALLEELVPKGCKEEQRDYVFYLAVGNYRLKEYEQALKYIRGLLKTEPKNTQALELEKLIDKAMQKDGLVGMAIVGGMALGVAGLAGLIGLAISKSKS, via the exons ATGGAGTCGGTGCTGAGCGAGGTGGTGGCGGTGGAGGATCTGCTG CGGTTCGAGAAGAAGTACAGGGCGGAGCTGAGCGGCGGTGGGGTCTCCAAGGGGACCCAGTTCGAGTACGCCTGGTGCTTGGTGCGCAGCAAATACACCGAGGACGTCAAAAAGGGCATCGCGCTGCTGGAGG AGCTGGTGCCCAAAGGGTGcaaggaggagcagcgggactaTGTTTTCTACCTGGCTGTGGGCAATTACCGGCTgaag gagtaTGAGCAGGCCCTGAAGTACATCCGGGGGCTGCTGAAGACGGAGCCCAAGAACACGCAGGCGCTGGAGTTGGAAAAGCTCATCGACAAGGCCATGCAGAAAG ACGGCCTGGTTGGCATGGCGATCGTTGGCGGCATGGCATTGGGCGTGGCCGGCCTGGCCGGCCTCATCGGATTGGCCATCTCCAAGTCGAAATCCTAA